In one window of Nakamurella sp. PAMC28650 DNA:
- a CDS encoding GNAT family N-acetyltransferase, which translates to MSIRAGSVELRPLRRSDGDRWQRIRIRDESGIAPWDATSSLSWADRHNRAQWHSHRSLLISAARRGEVLPFVITLGGEFVGQITIGGIQRGALRSAWVGYWVDSTKQGRGVATTALALAVGHALGPVGLHRVEATIAPENVSSQRVVAHLGFRQEGLLQRYLDINGAWRDHLLFAMTREEVPGGTAELLLRVSPRLGPDGFPLR; encoded by the coding sequence GTGTCGATCAGGGCGGGCTCGGTGGAACTGCGACCGCTCCGCCGGTCGGATGGCGATCGCTGGCAGCGCATCCGCATCCGTGACGAGAGCGGGATCGCGCCATGGGATGCCACCAGCAGTCTTTCCTGGGCGGACCGGCACAACCGCGCCCAATGGCACTCGCACCGCTCGCTGCTGATCTCCGCGGCCCGCCGCGGCGAAGTGTTGCCGTTCGTGATCACGCTCGGCGGCGAATTCGTCGGGCAGATCACCATCGGCGGAATCCAGAGGGGCGCACTGCGTTCGGCCTGGGTCGGCTACTGGGTGGACTCGACGAAGCAGGGACGCGGCGTGGCCACCACTGCGCTCGCGCTGGCCGTCGGTCACGCGCTCGGACCGGTCGGACTGCACCGGGTGGAGGCCACCATCGCGCCCGAGAACGTTTCCAGCCAGCGGGTTGTCGCTCATCTCGGATTCCGGCAGGAGGGCCTGCTGCAGCGCTATCTCGATATCAACGGCGCGTGGCGAGATCACCTGCTGTTCGCGATGACCAGGGAAGAAGTGCCCGGCGGGACGGCAGAGTTGTTGCTGCGCGTCTCGCCTCGGCTCGGCCCGGACGGGTTTCCCCTGCGCTGA
- a CDS encoding molybdenum cofactor biosynthesis protein B, whose product MPTITPHAGRALIVSITDQLVHGEGDNGAGALVTELLTEAGFVVDGSVAVPSDAVDIRNALNTAVIGGVDLVVTVGGTGISPRDVTPDVTGEVLDRELPGIAQALRWSGMAAGVVDAVVSRGLVGVSGSTMVANVAGSRQAIRDGLATLIPLAVHVIGELSDPEI is encoded by the coding sequence ATGCCCACCATCACGCCCCACGCCGGCCGAGCGCTCATCGTCTCGATCACCGATCAGCTCGTGCACGGTGAGGGTGACAACGGGGCCGGCGCGCTGGTCACGGAACTGCTGACCGAAGCCGGTTTCGTCGTCGATGGTTCGGTCGCGGTGCCCTCCGATGCGGTGGACATCCGCAATGCGCTGAATACCGCGGTGATCGGGGGCGTCGACCTGGTGGTGACCGTCGGCGGAACCGGAATCTCGCCCCGGGACGTCACTCCCGACGTCACCGGTGAGGTGCTGGACCGCGAACTGCCAGGCATCGCGCAGGCCCTGCGCTGGTCCGGGATGGCCGCCGGGGTCGTCGATGCCGTCGTCTCGCGCGGCCTGGTCGGTGTGTCCGGCTCGACGATGGTGGCCAACGTCGCCGGCTCACGTCAGGCCATCCGGGACGGACTGGCCACGCTGATCCCGCTCGCCGTGCACGTGATCGGGGAGCTCTCCGACCCGGAGATCTGA
- a CDS encoding 5-formyltetrahydrofolate cyclo-ligase, with product MNQPIPDPAPAKDRLRATLIAARRQRSGADRAAAARANAAHLRTLLAGARTVCGYLPLDSEPLRTDLLDHLVAAGCAVLVPVIAPDAPLDWCSYPSPSAPGAFGIAEPVGPRLGPGAASSADAVLVPALAVDRTGARLGRGGGHYDRTLALLSDHHRDRELVAVLFDGELLDVVPTGAHDRAVTSAVQPTGGIHRFRS from the coding sequence GTGAACCAGCCGATCCCGGATCCGGCGCCGGCGAAGGACCGGTTGCGCGCGACGCTCATCGCCGCCCGACGGCAGCGCTCTGGCGCCGACCGTGCGGCCGCCGCCCGCGCGAATGCCGCACATCTGCGCACTTTGCTGGCCGGCGCCCGCACCGTCTGCGGTTACCTCCCGCTGGACAGCGAGCCGCTGCGCACCGACCTGCTGGACCATCTGGTCGCGGCGGGCTGCGCCGTGCTGGTGCCGGTCATCGCGCCAGATGCCCCGCTGGACTGGTGCTCCTACCCGTCACCGTCCGCCCCCGGAGCATTCGGCATCGCCGAACCTGTCGGACCAAGGCTCGGACCCGGCGCGGCGTCGTCGGCCGATGCCGTCCTGGTGCCGGCTCTGGCCGTGGATCGGACGGGCGCACGCCTGGGCCGGGGCGGCGGCCACTACGACCGGACGCTGGCCCTGCTCTCGGACCACCATCGTGACCGTGAGCTGGTAGCCGTCCTGTTCGACGGCGAACTTCTGGACGTCGTGCCTACCGGCGCGCACGACCGAGCCGTCACGTCAGCGGTTCAGCCCACCGGTGGAATCCACCGTTTTCGCAGTTGA
- the glpR gene encoding gephyrin-like molybdotransferase receptor GlpR — protein sequence MSIPTSLIFVVLVAAWLTVLVPMVARRREAVPEVEVDSGTFRVLRRASASIRRRPKFGRRDDLDDAEYAEDPHSPEELDATGALTDEELDEELLDNEDDDLSDEEFEETRYEEVRYEEVRYEETRYEEVDDVRYEPAESEPAPLQAGGGRSKGALPWRRSRPEVFAEAETSGPDSGVDDIPVHQAPVREAEYAYAAPRSEEFEGQSVRARRDPLEGVDEAQLRPVPRRHGRGGYDPDAAELARAYRYSRRRRVTVILLLATIASSVAAYLFQPVLWSGTVVFGLLLVAYLGYLRRQVRIENDIQQRRLTRLRRARQIRPEYHLDQVEEPVTGSGFGRRDLVASQVPPSGYRRGREIVDLEDDDPSFDDLDYYQPIQYRRASGQ from the coding sequence ATGTCCATACCCACGTCGCTGATCTTCGTGGTCCTCGTCGCTGCCTGGCTCACGGTGCTGGTACCGATGGTCGCTCGTCGCCGCGAGGCGGTCCCGGAGGTCGAGGTCGACAGTGGAACGTTCCGCGTTCTGCGCCGTGCGTCCGCGTCGATCCGGCGCCGGCCGAAGTTCGGTCGCCGCGACGACCTGGACGACGCCGAGTACGCCGAAGATCCGCATTCGCCGGAAGAGCTCGATGCCACCGGAGCTCTCACCGACGAGGAATTGGACGAGGAACTGCTCGACAACGAGGATGACGACCTGTCGGACGAGGAGTTCGAGGAGACCCGGTACGAAGAAGTGCGGTACGAAGAAGTGCGGTACGAGGAGACCCGTTACGAGGAGGTCGACGACGTCCGGTACGAGCCGGCCGAATCCGAGCCGGCGCCCCTGCAGGCCGGCGGAGGCCGCTCGAAGGGCGCGCTGCCGTGGCGTCGGTCCCGGCCCGAGGTGTTCGCCGAGGCCGAGACCTCCGGTCCCGATTCCGGAGTCGATGACATCCCGGTCCACCAGGCGCCGGTGCGCGAGGCCGAGTACGCCTACGCTGCGCCGCGTTCGGAAGAGTTCGAGGGCCAGAGCGTGCGCGCTCGGCGCGATCCGCTGGAAGGTGTCGACGAGGCCCAGTTGCGGCCTGTCCCGCGCCGGCACGGCCGCGGCGGATACGACCCGGACGCGGCCGAACTGGCCAGGGCCTATCGTTACTCCCGCCGCCGCCGGGTCACCGTCATTCTCCTGTTGGCCACCATCGCCTCCTCGGTCGCGGCGTATCTGTTCCAGCCGGTGTTGTGGAGCGGGACCGTCGTTTTCGGCCTGCTACTGGTCGCCTACCTGGGCTACCTCCGTCGTCAGGTGCGGATCGAGAACGACATCCAGCAGCGACGCCTGACCCGATTGCGTCGTGCCCGCCAGATCCGTCCGGAATACCACCTCGATCAGGTGGAGGAGCCGGTCACCGGGAGCGGATTCGGACGACGGGATCTCGTGGCCTCGCAGGTTCCGCCGTCCGGTTACCGACGCGGCCGCGAGATCGTGGATCTCGAGGACGACGATCCGTCGTTCGACGATCTGGACTACTACCAGCCCATCCAATACCGACGCGCCTCCGGACAGTGA
- the mscL gene encoding large conductance mechanosensitive channel protein MscL, with the protein MLKGFKDFILRGNIVELAIAVVIGTAFTALVAAFTKSIIQPIIAAFGGHSANGLAFYLVTGNSATLIDFGAVITAAITFVITAAVVYFVFVVPMNKISERRKRGEVQVAADPTELELLVEIRDLLKTQRQV; encoded by the coding sequence GTGCTCAAAGGCTTCAAGGACTTCATCCTCCGCGGCAACATCGTCGAACTGGCCATCGCGGTCGTCATCGGCACGGCGTTCACTGCGCTGGTGGCCGCGTTCACGAAGTCGATCATCCAGCCCATCATCGCGGCTTTCGGCGGCCACAGCGCCAACGGTCTGGCCTTCTACCTGGTCACCGGCAACTCGGCGACGCTGATCGACTTCGGGGCCGTGATCACGGCGGCCATCACCTTCGTCATCACCGCGGCCGTCGTGTACTTCGTCTTCGTCGTTCCGATGAACAAGATCTCCGAGCGGCGCAAGCGCGGCGAGGTGCAGGTCGCCGCCGATCCGACCGAACTGGAACTGCTGGTCGAGATCCGCGATCTGCTGAAGACCCAGCGCCAGGTCTGA
- the glp gene encoding gephyrin-like molybdotransferase Glp, with translation MRSVTEQLDLVLAAALTPPPVRVAISEAQGLLCAEEVVASAALPAFDQAAVDGYAVRSVDVHGASPVNPIALPVVGEIDAGTRTASRLQPHQCVYVATGAPLPTIADAVVPRSATERAGARVNVTRSVTSGQYVRRTGEDVQPGDVAVRSGAFIGSAQVGLLAAVGRDKVLVHPKPRLSIISVGDELVDVSRSPGPGQVYDVNSFALAAAARDAGAEVNRVGIAPRDPRKLRELVEARLLVSECVVISGAAGGHSAELVVEALSDLGELDLTRVAMQPGSAQGFGRLGPDSVPTFLLPINPVSALVVFEVMVRPVLRVMLGRRNPYRRTVTARTLEPISSPVGRRQFLRGQLMRDEDDEYLVHVLGGGGTHLLASLAEANCLVLIDEEATDIPVGTSVSVSFLAQRA, from the coding sequence ATGCGTTCGGTCACGGAACAACTCGACCTGGTGCTGGCCGCCGCGTTGACCCCACCGCCGGTGCGGGTGGCCATCTCGGAGGCCCAGGGCCTGCTGTGCGCCGAGGAGGTCGTCGCCTCGGCGGCCCTTCCGGCCTTCGACCAGGCGGCCGTCGACGGGTACGCAGTCCGCTCAGTCGACGTCCACGGAGCGTCGCCCGTCAACCCGATCGCCCTGCCGGTCGTCGGCGAGATCGATGCCGGTACCCGCACCGCCTCCCGCCTGCAGCCGCACCAGTGCGTCTACGTCGCCACCGGCGCCCCGCTGCCGACGATCGCCGACGCGGTGGTGCCGCGGTCGGCCACCGAGCGTGCCGGGGCCAGGGTCAACGTGACCAGGTCGGTCACGTCGGGCCAGTACGTCCGCCGCACGGGTGAGGACGTCCAGCCGGGTGACGTCGCGGTCCGTTCGGGAGCGTTCATCGGGTCCGCCCAGGTGGGTCTGCTCGCTGCGGTCGGGCGCGACAAGGTACTGGTGCACCCGAAACCGCGCCTGTCGATCATCTCGGTCGGCGACGAGTTGGTCGACGTCTCGCGTTCTCCGGGACCCGGCCAGGTCTACGACGTCAACTCGTTCGCCCTGGCCGCGGCGGCCCGCGACGCCGGCGCCGAGGTCAATCGCGTCGGTATCGCGCCGCGCGATCCGCGGAAGCTGCGGGAACTCGTCGAGGCCCGGCTGCTGGTCTCCGAATGCGTGGTGATCTCCGGTGCGGCCGGTGGTCACAGCGCCGAGCTGGTCGTCGAGGCGCTGTCCGATCTGGGGGAGCTCGACCTCACCCGGGTCGCCATGCAGCCCGGTTCTGCCCAGGGTTTCGGGCGGCTCGGACCGGATTCCGTCCCGACGTTCCTGCTGCCCATCAACCCGGTCTCGGCTTTGGTCGTGTTCGAGGTGATGGTCCGCCCGGTGCTGCGCGTCATGCTGGGTCGGCGGAACCCCTACCGTCGCACGGTGACCGCCCGCACCCTGGAACCGATCAGTTCTCCCGTCGGCCGGCGCCAGTTCCTGCGTGGCCAGCTGATGCGTGACGAGGACGACGAATATCTGGTCCACGTGTTGGGCGGCGGAGGCACCCACCTGCTGGCCTCGCTGGCGGAGGCCAACTGCCTGGTGCTGATCGACGAGGAGGCGACCGACATCCCGGTCGGTACCTCGGTTTCCGTTTCCTTTCTCGCGCAACGCGCGTGA
- a CDS encoding FmdB family zinc ribbon protein gives MPTYQYACTECDNRFEQVQAFSDASLTVCPVCGGKLRKVYGSVGVVFKGSGFYRTDSRAGAVSAVSGGDKSESSASTDSGKTPAKESAGSTAKSGDSGSSSTSSSASNGSGSSSSGSGSGSSSSSSSSSNGSGSNGSSGNGSSSSKTAKSTAPAKSK, from the coding sequence GTGCCCACGTACCAATACGCCTGTACCGAGTGCGACAACCGCTTCGAGCAGGTCCAGGCCTTCTCCGACGCATCGCTGACGGTCTGTCCGGTCTGCGGCGGCAAGCTGCGCAAGGTCTACGGATCGGTCGGCGTCGTCTTCAAGGGCAGCGGTTTCTACCGCACCGACTCGCGGGCGGGGGCCGTCAGCGCAGTCAGCGGCGGTGACAAGTCCGAATCCTCGGCCTCCACCGATTCCGGCAAGACCCCGGCCAAGGAGTCGGCCGGCTCGACGGCGAAATCCGGCGACTCCGGCTCTTCCTCGACTTCCTCCTCCGCTTCCAACGGTTCCGGCAGTTCCAGCTCGGGTTCCGGCTCCGGCAGCTCGAGTTCCAGCAGCTCGAGTTCCAACGGCTCGGGTTCCAACGGCTCGTCGGGCAACGGATCGTCCAGTTCCAAGACCGCCAAGTCGACGGCACCGGCCAAGTCCAAATAG
- a CDS encoding 2-phosphosulfolactate phosphatase codes for MTPPDREHHRQSAWAIRFDWGLPGSVAIAQGAAAVVVVDVLSFTTTLSVAVDEGVEVFPFRFRDASAAAFAATRGAVLAIGRKEAGTSGVSLSPLSVQDAARTGALAVSRKLVLPSPNGSTISRALAESGSVVVGACLRNAKAVASWITAGAVRGPVAVVAAGERWPGDLLRPAVEDL; via the coding sequence ATGACGCCGCCTGATCGGGAGCACCATCGGCAGTCCGCCTGGGCCATCCGATTCGACTGGGGTCTGCCCGGCTCGGTGGCCATTGCGCAGGGCGCGGCTGCGGTCGTCGTGGTCGACGTTTTGTCGTTCACCACCACCTTGTCCGTCGCCGTCGACGAAGGCGTGGAGGTCTTCCCCTTCCGCTTCCGTGACGCGTCGGCAGCTGCCTTCGCCGCCACCCGGGGTGCCGTGCTGGCCATCGGGCGCAAAGAGGCCGGGACGTCAGGGGTGAGCCTGTCCCCGCTGTCCGTCCAGGACGCAGCCCGGACCGGCGCACTGGCCGTCTCGCGCAAGTTGGTGCTGCCGTCTCCCAACGGCTCGACGATCTCCCGTGCCCTGGCCGAGTCCGGGTCGGTCGTGGTCGGGGCCTGCCTGCGCAACGCCAAGGCCGTGGCCAGCTGGATCACTGCCGGCGCTGTGCGCGGGCCGGTCGCGGTGGTGGCCGCAGGGGAGAGATGGCCCGGTGACCTGCTCCGCCCCGCGGTCGAAGACCTCTGA
- a CDS encoding biotin transporter BioY, translating to MASRRSTARDLAQIAIFAALIAAFGLPGTINLPFAEGVPITLQTLGVMLAGAILGARKGFLAVLTFEVLTFAGLPLLAGGRGGPHWFLSSVSTGFLWGWLPGVALIGLLTGWILPRYRLWLGILVTAAGGMVVIYCIGIPVLALKLHLSLAAATHANLAFLPGDAVKVVITALVAKQVHRSYPGLIRTRAPRPVAQRTGSVG from the coding sequence GTGGCCAGCCGCCGGAGTACCGCTCGTGACCTTGCCCAGATCGCCATCTTCGCCGCACTGATCGCGGCTTTCGGGCTCCCTGGCACGATCAACCTCCCGTTCGCCGAGGGCGTGCCGATCACCTTGCAGACCCTCGGGGTGATGCTGGCCGGGGCGATCCTGGGTGCTCGCAAGGGTTTCCTGGCCGTGCTGACCTTCGAGGTTCTGACGTTCGCCGGGCTGCCGCTGCTGGCCGGGGGCCGTGGCGGCCCGCACTGGTTCCTGTCCTCGGTCTCGACGGGTTTCCTCTGGGGCTGGCTGCCGGGAGTCGCACTGATCGGGCTGCTGACCGGTTGGATCCTGCCGCGGTACCGCCTGTGGCTCGGCATCCTGGTGACGGCCGCCGGGGGCATGGTCGTCATCTACTGCATCGGAATCCCGGTGCTGGCGCTCAAGTTGCACCTGTCGCTGGCCGCCGCCACCCACGCGAACCTGGCCTTCCTGCCGGGTGATGCGGTCAAGGTGGTCATCACCGCGCTGGTCGCGAAGCAGGTCCACCGCTCCTACCCGGGGCTGATCAGGACTCGTGCACCGCGTCCGGTCGCGCAGCGCACCGGCTCTGTTGGCTGA
- a CDS encoding alpha/beta fold hydrolase has protein sequence MSVPSPEIVSLEVPGYQDVPIAVRIRPGDAAVPVLLVHGFGSNGRANWSATGWLDNLERAGLTSVTVDLRGHGLSGRPHEPEAYRLPILVADLRCAIGALAEVLGPVPRIDLVGYSMGGRMVAELIATATGSGLGADLRAWGPQLPSVRRAVIGGYDGRPLFEGLVPAEFAAALAGAPGPDTHSRRIAAIATATRGNDLAAMSALVIGLGQASTALPPWAVAAPTLVVAGDRDAITDGTRTWAAGLPDGRHLELHGRNHISAITSSVFRSAATEFLTAADV, from the coding sequence ATGAGCGTCCCGTCCCCCGAGATCGTCTCGCTGGAGGTCCCCGGATACCAGGACGTGCCGATCGCCGTCCGGATCCGGCCCGGTGACGCGGCGGTCCCGGTACTGCTGGTGCACGGCTTCGGCTCCAACGGCAGAGCCAACTGGTCGGCGACCGGGTGGTTGGACAACCTGGAGCGGGCCGGGCTGACGAGCGTCACCGTCGATCTGCGTGGTCACGGACTGTCGGGCAGACCTCACGAGCCGGAGGCCTACCGACTTCCCATCCTGGTGGCCGACCTGCGTTGCGCGATCGGTGCCCTGGCCGAGGTACTCGGCCCGGTACCCCGGATCGATCTCGTCGGGTATTCGATGGGTGGACGGATGGTGGCCGAGCTGATCGCGACGGCGACGGGCTCGGGCCTGGGGGCTGACCTGCGGGCCTGGGGCCCGCAACTCCCGTCCGTGCGGCGGGCCGTGATCGGCGGTTACGACGGCCGGCCCCTGTTCGAAGGGCTGGTACCGGCCGAGTTCGCCGCTGCACTGGCCGGTGCCCCTGGACCGGACACGCACAGTCGGCGGATCGCCGCGATCGCGACGGCCACCCGTGGGAACGACCTGGCGGCGATGTCCGCGCTGGTCATCGGTCTCGGGCAGGCTTCGACGGCGCTGCCGCCCTGGGCCGTCGCCGCGCCGACGCTGGTGGTGGCCGGGGATCGCGATGCGATCACCGACGGCACCAGGACGTGGGCCGCCGGTCTGCCCGACGGACGGCACCTGGAACTGCACGGGCGCAACCACATCAGTGCGATCACCTCGTCGGTGTTCCGGTCCGCGGCGACCGAGTTCCTGACGGCGGCGGACGTCTGA
- a CDS encoding histidine phosphatase family protein translates to MRLILIRHGESVGNVDESAFCRIPDHTMDLTPNGVRQSQATGARLRELLGDQSIDVFVSPYRRTWQTLEHLELGARVRRIREEPRLREQDWGNLQDPSTQVRQRRERDAFGHFFYRLASGESGADVYDRLTGFLTGLTSPWADAAREHGRTVLLVTHGLAMRLACMALMGWTVAEFEALSNPANGDYRVLTRQNTNGSATGGGILGLGPKWTLDRPFDTWK, encoded by the coding sequence ATGCGCCTGATCCTGATCCGGCACGGCGAATCCGTCGGCAACGTCGACGAGTCCGCCTTCTGCCGCATCCCCGACCACACGATGGATCTCACCCCGAACGGGGTCCGGCAGTCGCAGGCGACCGGAGCCCGGCTCCGGGAACTGTTGGGAGACCAGAGTATCGACGTGTTCGTCAGCCCCTACCGGCGCACCTGGCAGACCCTGGAACATCTGGAGCTCGGTGCCAGGGTGCGCCGGATCCGGGAGGAACCCCGCCTGCGCGAACAGGACTGGGGCAATTTGCAGGACCCGTCCACCCAGGTCCGGCAGCGGCGGGAACGGGATGCCTTCGGCCACTTCTTCTACCGGCTGGCATCCGGCGAGTCCGGGGCCGACGTCTACGACCGGCTGACCGGCTTCCTGACGGGGCTGACCTCGCCCTGGGCCGATGCGGCCCGCGAGCACGGCCGGACTGTCCTGCTGGTCACCCACGGGTTGGCGATGCGACTGGCCTGCATGGCGCTGATGGGGTGGACGGTCGCCGAATTCGAGGCGCTCTCGAACCCGGCCAACGGCGACTACCGGGTCCTGACCCGGCAGAACACGAACGGCAGCGCGACCGGCGGCGGCATCCTCGGCCTCGGACCGAAGTGGACCCTGGACCGGCCGTTCGACACCTGGAAGTAG
- a CDS encoding SAF domain-containing protein, whose translation MDATRRVDRAADLQPRWPDRLATAALGRRRGGRCSRNFRRALAALLLITAGLLALIGDPVQPPGTRVLAVSRDLPTGATIGPSDLVVVSLNAIPDGALRTAAQAVGRVLSSPVRRGEILTDLRLVTSGRPDPGPGRVAVPVRPADPGTVDLLTPGVHVAVLAVAQNGQATLLAPDAVVLTIPPASKDRTTRLVVLAVPTATADRITAAGVVGTVALRFATA comes from the coding sequence ATGGATGCCACGCGCAGGGTCGACCGGGCCGCCGACCTCCAGCCGCGCTGGCCGGACCGACTGGCCACCGCTGCCCTCGGGCGACGACGCGGTGGGCGTTGCTCCCGGAACTTCCGCCGCGCCCTGGCCGCGCTGCTGCTGATCACCGCCGGTCTCCTCGCGCTCATCGGCGATCCGGTACAGCCGCCCGGGACGAGGGTGCTGGCCGTCAGCCGCGACCTCCCGACGGGCGCCACCATCGGGCCGTCGGATCTGGTCGTCGTCTCGCTGAACGCGATCCCGGACGGCGCCCTGCGCACCGCGGCTCAAGCGGTCGGCCGGGTCCTGTCGTCCCCGGTGCGGAGGGGGGAGATCCTCACCGACCTGCGGCTGGTCACCTCCGGGCGGCCGGATCCCGGCCCCGGCCGGGTCGCCGTCCCGGTACGGCCCGCCGATCCCGGCACCGTCGACCTGCTGACCCCGGGCGTCCACGTCGCGGTGCTGGCCGTCGCCCAGAACGGGCAAGCCACCCTGCTGGCTCCGGACGCGGTCGTGCTGACCATCCCGCCCGCGTCGAAGGATCGCACCACCCGCCTGGTGGTGCTCGCCGTCCCGACCGCCACGGCCGACCGGATCACCGCGGCCGGAGTCGTCGGAACGGTGGCCCTCCGGTTCGCAACCGCATGA
- a CDS encoding class I adenylate-forming enzyme family protein: MAGGFTLGAEGGRPAISVGGRTLTYRNLQDLASSIDTVASSAPPGAGPIDLAGLDVVDTMATIFAAAVRGVPVLVRAPDTELPPLPALSPGTFLVVMTSGTSGRPRLVARTAASWSTSFEPLAALTGLTRTDTVLLTGPLHSTLHLFAAIHTLWLGGHLTDDPSVATAVHAVPTVLADLLLDAPPKLRVAVVAGALMPSGLAHRAAGLGVRLVEYYGAAELSFVAARVAPQPLRAFPGVDVRVTDGEVWARSPYLALGRLGSGPDLRRSADGFVTVGDLAEIADDGAILVRGRGESAVSTGGHTVLVEDVEAVLSGVPGVREVAVVGTDHRRLGQVVTAVVVLADGMDLAQVRRSARSMLTGAALPRRWRTVGALPRTDGGKVARQTIAASFDGCGGRGYREHPCP, encoded by the coding sequence GTGGCCGGGGGTTTCACGCTCGGCGCCGAAGGGGGCCGGCCGGCGATCAGTGTCGGTGGCCGCACGCTGACCTACCGGAACCTGCAGGACCTCGCGTCATCCATCGACACCGTCGCGTCATCCGCACCGCCGGGGGCCGGACCGATCGACCTGGCCGGACTCGACGTCGTCGACACCATGGCGACGATCTTCGCCGCAGCGGTCCGCGGGGTGCCGGTCCTGGTCCGCGCTCCGGACACCGAGCTGCCGCCATTGCCTGCCCTGAGCCCGGGGACCTTCCTGGTGGTGATGACGTCCGGCACCTCCGGGCGCCCGCGTCTGGTCGCCCGGACGGCGGCTTCGTGGTCGACCTCGTTCGAGCCGCTGGCCGCGCTGACGGGCCTCACCCGGACCGACACGGTGCTCCTCACCGGCCCGCTGCACTCGACGTTGCACCTCTTCGCCGCTATCCACACCCTTTGGCTGGGAGGGCATCTCACCGACGATCCGTCGGTCGCCACCGCCGTGCACGCCGTCCCGACGGTACTGGCCGACCTGCTGTTGGACGCTCCACCGAAATTGCGGGTCGCCGTGGTGGCCGGCGCGCTGATGCCGTCAGGTCTGGCGCACCGGGCGGCCGGTCTCGGGGTCCGTCTCGTCGAGTACTACGGCGCCGCCGAGCTGTCGTTCGTGGCCGCGCGGGTGGCACCGCAGCCGCTGCGGGCATTTCCGGGGGTCGACGTCCGGGTCACCGACGGCGAGGTGTGGGCGCGATCGCCGTATCTGGCCCTCGGACGGCTCGGTTCCGGTCCGGACCTCCGCCGCTCCGCGGACGGGTTCGTCACGGTGGGCGACCTGGCCGAGATCGCCGACGACGGCGCGATCCTCGTCCGCGGCCGGGGTGAATCCGCCGTGTCCACCGGCGGCCACACCGTCCTGGTGGAGGATGTCGAGGCAGTGCTGTCCGGGGTGCCGGGCGTGCGGGAGGTGGCCGTCGTCGGGACCGACCACCGCCGACTGGGTCAGGTGGTGACGGCGGTCGTCGTCCTGGCCGACGGAATGGACCTGGCGCAGGTCAGACGGTCGGCCCGGTCGATGCTCACCGGTGCCGCGCTCCCCCGCCGCTGGCGCACGGTCGGCGCGCTGCCCCGGACCGACGGCGGGAAGGTCGCCCGCCAGACGATCGCGGCCTCGTTCGACGGCTGCGGCGGCCGTGGGTACCGTGAGCACCCGTGCCCCTGA